In Anaerolineae bacterium, the genomic stretch CTTGGCTCGTCATAGTTCAGTGGGTTTACCACGTCCATTCGTTCTTCTCCCGGCCCCTGACAATCCACTCCAAAAAGTCGTACCGTTTTTCCATTTCAGCCACAGAGGAGCCTTTGGTAAATAAGGCGCCGGTGGGGCAAATTTGCACACACTTGCCGCAACTGGTGCAGCTAATACTGCGTCCCCACGGCTGGTTCATATCATTCACGATCATGCTGTTTACGCCGCGCCCCATCACGTCTTTGGTGTGCGCGCCCTCCACTTCATCGCATACCCGCACGCAGCGCAGGCACAAAATGCAGCGATTGTGGTCCAGGCCGTAACGCTCGTGGCTGTTATCCACCGGCAGGTTGGGATTAAGATAGTCGTAGCGAACGTGGTCAACACCCAATTTGGCCGCCTGATATTGCAACTCGCAGTTGCCGTTCATCACGCACACTGCGCACACGTGGTTGCGTTCGGCCATTAATAACTCAATGATCATTTGGCGATATTTAACCAATCTTTCGGTGTGGGTTTGCACCACCATGCCTTCCTGTGGTTTGGTGGTGCAGGCAGCCAGCAATTTGGGAATGCCCGCCACCTCAACCAGGCATAGGCGGCACGCGCCGCGCTCGCTCAAACCATCCATGTGGCAAAGGGTAGGAATTTCAATCCCTTGCTCACGGATAACTTCCAATAATGATTGTTCATCGCCGGCGCTTACCAGTTCGCCATTTAAGGTAAAGGTTACAACAGCCATTAGTTCACCTCCTGGGCAGTTTCAATTTCACCCGCGCGGCGGTATAGTTCTTCAGTCAATTCCAGGACCGGCACTTCGGTCATTTCGCAAACTCCGGCCGGGCAGCGATGCTCTTTAATGTGCGCCTCATACTCATCGCGGAAAAAACGCAAAGTGCTAACAATGGGGCTGGGCGCGCCTTGACCCAGGCCGCACAGGCTGGTATCGCGCACCATGGTGCAGAGTTCTTCCAGAGTGGCCAGGTCTTTTTCGGTGGCGCTACCGTTGGTGATGCGCTTTAAAATGTTATGCATTTCCACCGTGCCCACCCGGCAGGGAATACACTTACCGCAGCTTTCGTCCATACAGAATTCCAAAAAATACTTCACCACATCGGGCATGCAGTTGGTATCATCCAGCACAATCAAACCGCCGGAGCCCATCATGGAACCTAAAGCTTTTAAGCTCTCGTAATCCACCGGGATATCCAGGTGCGAGGCCGGAATACAACCGCCGCTGGGACCGCCGGTTTGCGCCGCTTTAAAATCGCGGCCATCGGGAATGCCGCCGGCAATGTCGTACACAATCTCCCGCAGGGTGATGCCCATAGGCACTTCAATCAGGCCCGTGGTTTCCAGCGCGCCGGCCAGGGCAAAAATTTTGGTGCCTTTGCTTTTTTCGGTGCCAATGCCGCTGTACCACTCGGCGCCGTTGGCAATGATGGGGGCAATGTTGCCGTAAGTTTCCACATTGTTCAGCAAGGTTGGTTTGCCCCACAATCCACTTTCCGACGGATAAGGCGGGCGGGGTTCGGGCTGGCCGCGTTTGCCCATAATCGAGGCGATAAGGGCGGTTTCTTCGCCGCACACAAACGCGCCCGCGCCAATGCGGATGTCAATGCGGAAGCTAAAGTTACTGTCCATTACCCGGCTGCCCAGCAAACCCCGCCGCTCGGCGGTGCGAATGGCTTTTTCCAAACGTTGGGCCGCAATGGGATATTCGCCGCGCACATAAACATACCCTTGACTGGCCCCCACCGCGTAACCGGCAATGGCCATCCCTTCCAAAATGCGGTGCGGGTCCGATTCCATCAGGGTGCGGTCCATATACGCGCCGGGGTCGCCCTCATCACCATTGGCTACCACATACTTTGCATCGCCATGGGCTTTGCGCACCAGGTCCCATTTCAGGCCGGTGGGATACCCGGCCCCGCCGCGTCCACGCAAGCCGCTGCGAGTAATTTCCTGGCATACTTCTTCGGGCGTCATATCCCGCAAGGCATTTCCCAGGGCCATATAACCGCCGCGCACCACGTAATCTTCCAGCAACTCCGGATCAATCTGGCCGCTGTTAGAAAGCACCACCTTTTGCTGCTTGGCAAAAAAGGGATGATCGCCGGGCAATACGTGCTCCGGCAATACGGCCGGCGTTTCGGCGGCCACGTGTTTTTCCACAATTTCTTTAGCCAGTTCAGGGGTAACGTTCTGGTAGGTCACCTCTGCCGCGCCTAGCCTTTGCACCGTAACCAAAGGCCCGCGACTGCACGGCCCCATACAACCGGTATTCACTACGGACACCTCGGCCTTAAGGCCCTTCTCCAACAAGGTCTCTGTCAATACTTCCTGCACCTTGCCTCCCCCTGATGACAAACAGGGAGTGCTGCCGCAGCACAACAACCGGCAGCGAAGCTTTTGCTGGCGCGCGCCAACTTTTTCGGCCAATTCTTGTAATTCAACCCTGTTCATAATGTCTCCCCTTCCGCAAATTCTTCCTCATCTGCCGCTACTTTGGGCCTGGCCCCACGACCGTTTTTTCCGGCTTGCCCTTGCAATGCTTCTCGCACCCTGGCGGCGGCAGAAGCGGGGGTTTCTTTGCCCAGAGTTTGGTTATCCAGGATTAAAATGGGGGCCAAGCCGCAACTGCCCAGGCAGCGGGCTTCGGTGAGGCTGAACTTACCATCGGCGGTTGTTTCACCGGCTTTGAGGTTGTACTCCTTCTCCAAACAGGCCACAATATCGCCTGCACCCTTTACATAACAGGCAGTGCCCATACACACAATGCACTGATGCTCTCCTTTGGGTTCCAGCGAAAAAAAGTGATAAAAGGTGGCTACCCCAAATACCCAACTGGGAGGCAATTTTAACTGGCGCGCCACGTAAATCAACAGCCCCTCGTCCAGATAACCAAACGACTCCTGGGCCACGTGCAACACCTCAATCAGCGCGTCTTGTTGAAAATGCAATCGCTTCAAGGCGCGGTCTACCAATTTAAATCGAGCATCACCGCTGGGATGCTCAATAGCAGGGGTTGATTTTTTCTCTTTTG encodes the following:
- the hoxE gene encoding bidirectional hydrogenase complex protein HoxE, whose amino-acid sequence is MLATKEKKSTPAIEHPSGDARFKLVDRALKRLHFQQDALIEVLHVAQESFGYLDEGLLIYVARQLKLPPSWVFGVATFYHFFSLEPKGEHQCIVCMGTACYVKGAGDIVACLEKEYNLKAGETTADGKFSLTEARCLGSCGLAPILILDNQTLGKETPASAAARVREALQGQAGKNGRGARPKVAADEEEFAEGETL
- a CDS encoding NAD(P)H-dependent oxidoreductase subunit E — encoded protein: MNRVELQELAEKVGARQQKLRCRLLCCGSTPCLSSGGGKVQEVLTETLLEKGLKAEVSVVNTGCMGPCSRGPLVTVQRLGAAEVTYQNVTPELAKEIVEKHVAAETPAVLPEHVLPGDHPFFAKQQKVVLSNSGQIDPELLEDYVVRGGYMALGNALRDMTPEEVCQEITRSGLRGRGGAGYPTGLKWDLVRKAHGDAKYVVANGDEGDPGAYMDRTLMESDPHRILEGMAIAGYAVGASQGYVYVRGEYPIAAQRLEKAIRTAERRGLLGSRVMDSNFSFRIDIRIGAGAFVCGEETALIASIMGKRGQPEPRPPYPSESGLWGKPTLLNNVETYGNIAPIIANGAEWYSGIGTEKSKGTKIFALAGALETTGLIEVPMGITLREIVYDIAGGIPDGRDFKAAQTGGPSGGCIPASHLDIPVDYESLKALGSMMGSGGLIVLDDTNCMPDVVKYFLEFCMDESCGKCIPCRVGTVEMHNILKRITNGSATEKDLATLEELCTMVRDTSLCGLGQGAPSPIVSTLRFFRDEYEAHIKEHRCPAGVCEMTEVPVLELTEELYRRAGEIETAQEVN
- the hoxU gene encoding bidirectional hydrogenase complex protein HoxU; protein product: MAVVTFTLNGELVSAGDEQSLLEVIREQGIEIPTLCHMDGLSERGACRLCLVEVAGIPKLLAACTTKPQEGMVVQTHTERLVKYRQMIIELLMAERNHVCAVCVMNGNCELQYQAAKLGVDHVRYDYLNPNLPVDNSHERYGLDHNRCILCLRCVRVCDEVEGAHTKDVMGRGVNSMIVNDMNQPWGRSISCTSCGKCVQICPTGALFTKGSSVAEMEKRYDFLEWIVRGREKNEWTW